The segment GACCCACGGGAGCGGATCGGCCCTACCCGTATTTGCTCGACAGAGCAATTGCCCTGCCGAGCGACCGCAGCGAGGACGTCCTCCTTAGTGACGGAGTCGTCCAAACCGGTGATTCGCAGTTCCCCGCTTTTCACCGGTCTGGCGACTTTCACCTCAGGGACGAGCTCCCGGAGTTTTTGCGCCAGGAGGTCGGCTTTCGCCTCCTCCGCGCTCTCCGGCAGCTCGAACATGCGGGCTCCCGTCACCGTCTTCTTGCAGACGAGACCCATCGGCAGTCCTAGCTCTGCCAGGTTGAGTCCCGCCCGCTACTTCGTAGTTCCCTGTACTAACTACTAGCtaactatatattaatcaCAGTTATGAacattgtcaaaatatttttaataataataataagataacttacatatttatataaaataactatttcacttgatttatttcaataaactgtccatatctatatacatatattaaaaagtcgtattagttacactatttataactcaagaacggctgtaTGGATTTGGCTGAAAATTGGTGGGAACATAGCTCAAAATCAGGGAAGGATATAGGATACTCTTCATCCCGTTatcccgaaaaaaaaaattaaataaaattctctaTCTGCTCAGTTACTGCTCCTAAAGCGGAACAGAGTTCGCCCGGTCAGCCatacatttctaattctgAAATTGACGTAATCGAAGTCTCCAACAAAACCtagtactttattaaaatctgcATTAATCATTGTAAGGGAATCTCAATCATATGCTGTTTAGTCATGACATGACgtgttatgaaaatatagaattaaaaattcaatgtcCTCGAATACTCCGAAGGTTGTAGTATGAATTCCTTTGttccataattatatttaaaataacgtaaaaCATTTCAGAGCCGTCAAAACTTTCGGATTTGGACGGAGAAACCCGAGGACTGGTGGAGAAGATGATGTACGACCAGAGGCAGAAGGAAATGGGACTACCCACAAGCGACGAGCAGAAGAAACAGGACGtacttaaaaagtaatattattattaatatacatttattgtatgtatCACACAACCTTACGATCAAGGAGAATACATTTTATCTTATGATGACATCTATCTTACATTAAAAGTTCCATTAAATTTTGTCCAGAATTTTCGAGCTTTACCAAAACTTACAGCACACCCTCCACTATTTTGGAAACTGagtttttatttgcataaaaaaatgttacaagaaaacagactttattaaaatattaaatttttagttgGAAACGGAAAAACTTATCACAACATCacttaattgtaaatttttaataatccatAGATAACCTTCTGTTAACAAGGAGAAGTCGGGGCGGATgtcttgtataatttaatatgcgACCCTGTTCAGATTTGTATAATTCATGCTAAAATGCGGATACAATGCTAATCAGATAAATCCTtgcttatattttcatataagtcCATTGCTAGGatcatattatatgaatattgagACAGATTtccattaatatatgtatattttaattaagtgatcattcaaataaatatattactttgctCGAAATTAAACCAAGGAAAATGTATGTGGAATTTGTAATGTTCGAGTCGTCTAGAAACCATTGGACATGTTCAATGAGACAGGATAACgtttaaggttttattaaacagcAATGAGAAAGGATTCAGTATCGTATGTTAATACTCGCCTtgacgtgtttttttttccggTTGCTTTGAATCAAatgtgtgttttaattttttttttaatgttatttttttttcgcagGTTTATGGAACAACACCCTGAAATGGATTTCTCCAAGTGCaagttcaattaaattaatgccATGTTATTAGTTGTAAGCCTTGAAGTTTACTAATTTTTACGTGTCTGTATACAGGGTGATGTTGCGGATAGTTGACttggtttttgttttattttgatgatgataataataataatattatatgcattTGTATGTATAGAAATACAGAATAGTTAATATGTTAGAATTGATAatgattgtataaaaaaataactatttaataaaatctaacaatgaagaaaaatattaaaaccaataaatttacgtgaatattttgaataataagacTTAATTTCCTCACTGTCCTCGATATCACCCGGTTGTAGGAAATCACTACGTTATACATTgaaaatcacaattttttttcgtgCTTTGCCGCGTGTGGCAGTATGTTTTAAGTTGGATTCGATGGTATTCCACacgtatttcaataaacatgtTGTCAttgaaaagatatataataaacatgtacctacaaatatctgtttttttttaatactattaacaATCTTCCTCTAAACTACGTCTTCATACATAAGCTATGTAcactttattcttatttaacaCAACATGAATTAGTTcttaacatagttttattatatatggatattatttgttaatcaaaataaagttaagtATTTCAAGTATTAAAGACTTACTTAgaataaacagttttttttagtattatcTAGAATTAAataccatatattattattttttttattcttaacaaaTATCCGTTTctgttaattgaaaaaaacagTCATTAAGAAGAATTATCCAAACCTTTCGGTGGTTCTGTGTAAaagatagtaaaaataaataattttagtgatTTCTGATGTATTCGAAATTAAGTTACACACTCAACGttatatgatttcattaattacatGAAAAGATCTCACCTTACGacgaaaaaagttttttttaaagatataataaaaaaaaatatttcaaaaatgttttgatgatttttttctttattttaatacaaatctaCTACGAGTGTGGTTTGTCCACGCATATGTACGATATAGTAATGTGTGCATTTAGTATTGTATTAGGGGCCATCCATAAAGTACGTCACTCGAATATTAGGATTTTTGAACCCCTCCCTCCGTTCTTGTCACAATTTTATAACCCTTCCTCGTCCtgatgtgacgtcacacatttttaaaatttatatatgtatataaaaaatgcgttttttttttaattttcaattaatatccATAACTTTGcgttttagtatttaaaattttaatatgtgacgtcacaaaatTATTGACACTCCATGCCCCTTGTCACACGTTATCATTCGTTATGGATGGCCCCCTTATGTGGTGTCTGATGTGAATgtacattaaacattaattaacaatattcgGAATAAAAGCCGTTTATGGTTTACAGGTGAAATATGAACAATTCAAGAGTATCAAGttatacagaatatattttcttaagtttgaataaaagtataaaaattaactgaacCAGCACTTATACTAAATCTCcacattgaattattaaagtgaaattaaCAGTCTTATTAATACCGAGAATACCTGAAGAATTAAGAGAAAATGTTTAATCGAATCGAGTTTTGAACgaaatttctataattatgGGCcctgcaaataaaattaaatagaaatctaGCAAGAATACATAATCCTATacagttttcattatatttttttatatatttggtcTTCAAAATTAAAGCGGATAGATATTTTAgcgaaaattttgtttttgtgttttttttttttattaaagttaattacaattaaaagcACATTAAAAGAAAGCATCGAAATTTACCCGATATTTCAAGTTTCGATTCACTTCGAATGATGTTTCTTGAGTTTTTGCAGCGATTCGCATCGAATAAATTCAACCTAATAAGAGCGACTAAATTTCCTGTATTTATGCATAAACGCGTTTTGAATAttcgtgttttaaaatttcaataagcataagaaaataaacaattatttttttatttatatcttcatatttttttaaactcaaaaaatattaaaaaattaatattgataaagtaTGTTCAAATGATTTCAATTCATATAGAAACGTCAAAGTTAAAAAACCgtatcaaaacatttatacttTTCACTGTCATATGTCAACCAACTGTTCGCCACgactaacaaaataaataatctaatacatatatgaaaactttattacaaCTATTAATCTAAAATGGTTAGAACGGTTTATTCGCCAGAATATTGTCTTCAATATTTAGAACAATATGCTTCGCAGGAAACATTTGTGTTAGGGTTAATTTTAGGCCAggtaagtaattattaatgttgttCTTATTTAAGttcagatattatatatattaaatgctttCAGATATCAAATGCACGTGAAAATGTTATCCATCTGGCTAGAACTCCTGAAGAAAAACCAGCAGAGTCATCATCAGAAGCTAGCTTCACATCGGAAAAAACAGAGTTAGAGCATAATTTATTAGGAGTTTCGGAAGCGTGGGTAGCGGATCACGCCAGACATGTTACTCGAATGCTTCCTGGAGGCATTTTTGTACaaggtatttaatatttgttacaagACTTCATGAaactattatgaatttaaaaaaaaaacccaataataatatcaattgttACTCAAACACATTTCAACaggaatttttataacaagcgATGAGGACATCTTTGAAGACCCAAACTATTTTAGCAAAGTTAGAGCTGTGCTTAATTATGTTTACAAAGCATTAGGCATGAATCAGTTTATGTAtggaaattatacaaatttaaatgaaaagctCATACTGCACATGTCCACAAGCACAAAGGTCCTTACATGTAAGAGTATTGAAGTAGGCGTTGGTAAGAATTCAGCAATAAAACCGGTGGATTGGAAGTTTTTACCAAAACATCAGCAATGGCAGCGTTTAGATTGTTATTATGAATTTGATGAAGTTTATCCTGTGATAGTAAAGAAAAGTGGAATATCTGTGAAGCAACAATTTCAGGtattttgtgaaaaatttactatagaTTTTGTACAGGCTATTGCAACCATATAGATTATTAATggaaatcataattatttttataatattttattacatttctgtATACTCtacataaataagaatttccatttaaagtaaaatacctTAATATGAGTTGTTTATCTATACAGTGTACTCTTGGTAATCCAACCCCCTATAATCCAACATCCCCTGTAATCACACATTGTCTAGTATTAAGTaatgaatatttctttgtcaATCATCACTAATGTATGATTGAACTGGTACACACCTTATTTGATGGGTTATGTATTGTCTTGAGTCCTATTACCTAGTTTGAATTTGACTTGTGATGAAGATAGTGGAATAATTTGTCATTCAGAACAAATAGAATAACAGAATTTAAACATTGAATCTGTAATTTACTCTTGTAAAAAAATCCGTATGATAGGGAAGTAAGGCAGTACTGTATGATGCAACAAATTGGATAGATCAACAGTTTCCTGCAAACAGGTTTTTCAGATTATCGGTTGTCATTgtacacataataaaaatgtaatgagtTACAGTCTGTAAATGGaagatatataagaaaaagtatttaaatttatgtgcaTCTGTCACATGTTAGCAACCCTAGCAGCCTGCATGTTTTGATGCCCAATGGCTATACATCTAATATTGTGTAGagagaaaaattattgtaattcttTTGTAATACCAAAATGCTGgtgtatataatacaaaataaaacaaaagttatatCTGAGGAGTGCTGCCCAAACTCACTGTTCCATCCAGACAAAGTAGGGAATACAgctaataaatagttatttattcttaattccACAGCAAATTTTAGAGTCTGCTCACAAAACTATTTCATCCAGTGTAATGTTTATCGACGGTGAACTGAA is part of the Danaus plexippus chromosome 11, MEX_DaPlex, whole genome shotgun sequence genome and harbors:
- the LOC116765894 gene encoding protein odr-4 homolog, whose protein sequence is MVRTVYSPEYCLQYLEQYASQETFVLGLILGQISNARENVIHLARTPEEKPAESSSEASFTSEKTELEHNLLGVSEAWVADHARHVTRMLPGGIFVQGIFITSDEDIFEDPNYFSKVRAVLNYVYKALGMNQFMYGNYTNLNEKLILHMSTSTKVLTCKSIEVGVGKNSAIKPVDWKFLPKHQQWQRLDCYYEFDEVYPVIVKKSGISVKQQFQQILESAHKTISSSVMFIDGELKDGSEALEQLVKKKRPKSSAKCAQDAPKSMHVSLFVPFENSLPETVEYLECDGSIHFSGVVSSSVFMYPKATVSEAILAVKQDIIRSLASRFTMHCDALIDDNLLPEEKVCFNEPPRRVLVPVGSLYFCDYLFPGEAPAEALLSVKELLDLQITESEVICDVETPADTSEFDALDRDTSSEELLATPQEASQFMYITGICFAMLVLFVSIIIHYYDAIVHFISNLVSRS